One window of Streptomyces sp. SUK 48 genomic DNA carries:
- a CDS encoding DUF3558 domain-containing protein — protein MQRKAYVTGTAALLAALLAGCSGGSGGGGAADDANPGDAGTAAAAAQPGRYSTLPEPCGAVGHGTLDALLPGIRQIADPDQRDKAYQGEAELTYDTDRKVGCRWKVPSADSTDRLSVDMERVVSYDNTVSDDDQARELFEQKETAADLPVASDTPSAGTRSESPGASPSGSPSPSGSPSGTSAPSGADSPSGSDSPPGAAGPELQPRTLSDLGDEAYLDDKLGASGSTAAQRTVTVVFRTSNVVVTIQYEEQPMAAGAAPDSKEMQDRARNLAAKLDDALGS, from the coding sequence GTGCAGCGGAAGGCGTACGTAACCGGCACCGCCGCCCTGCTCGCGGCGCTGCTCGCGGGCTGCTCCGGCGGCTCGGGCGGCGGCGGCGCGGCGGACGACGCCAACCCCGGCGACGCCGGCACCGCCGCGGCCGCGGCCCAGCCCGGCCGCTACAGCACCCTCCCCGAGCCCTGCGGCGCGGTCGGCCACGGCACCCTCGACGCGCTGCTGCCCGGGATCAGGCAGATCGCCGACCCCGACCAGCGGGACAAGGCGTACCAGGGCGAGGCCGAGCTGACCTACGACACCGACCGCAAGGTCGGCTGCCGCTGGAAGGTCCCCTCCGCCGACTCCACCGACCGCCTCTCGGTCGACATGGAGCGCGTGGTCTCGTACGACAACACGGTCAGCGACGACGACCAGGCGCGCGAGCTGTTCGAGCAGAAGGAGACGGCCGCCGACCTCCCCGTGGCGAGCGACACCCCGTCGGCGGGCACACGGAGCGAGAGCCCCGGCGCCTCCCCCTCCGGCTCCCCCTCGCCCAGCGGCTCCCCATCCGGCACCTCCGCCCCCTCCGGCGCGGACTCCCCCTCCGGCTCGGACTCCCCCCCGGGCGCGGCGGGCCCCGAACTCCAGCCGCGCACCCTCTCCGACCTCGGTGACGAGGCGTATCTGGACGACAAGCTCGGCGCCTCCGGCTCGACGGCCGCACAGCGGACGGTGACTGTGGTGTTCCGCACGTCCAATGTCGTCGTCACCATCCAGTACGAGGAGCAGCCGATGGCCGCGGGCGCCGCGCCCGACAGCAAGGAAATGCAGGACAGGGCCCGGAATCTGGCCGCCAAGCTGGACGACGCGCTGGGCAGCTGA
- a CDS encoding HAMP domain-containing sensor histidine kinase, which produces MGRLRRMLARRRPKLVSLRTTFAISFAAVTAAVAILVGIVSYGSAARLVRVDQQSVFSQVVQDVRDEVRQHRMGPEDFSSSRPGHDLVRPARTDVQVLGAQGQIVDHGDPSLPVTSHDRSMALARTAGKAVEHKDVQVGDDLYRIATVSLGDGRGAVQVAQEFSDTEDLLRTLQQRTLILMAAVVVAAGLFGWWLARRITRRLVVLTNAAEDVARTRRLGIEVPVAGLDEVGRLGRAFDRMLGRLAQSEEDQRRLVQDAGHELRTPLTSLRTNISLLRRIDELPPATRDDLVADLTQEARELTDLVNELVDLAAGQSDTEPPQRVDLADIAEDVVGLASRRTGRQIVLRVSGDTTTDGRPGMLQRAMSNLVENAAKFDRAGRAPIEVHVMGPARPGTVRVEVLDRGPGIAEGDLIRIFDRFYRAADARSLPGSGLGLSIVREVAMAHGGAPFAYRREGGGAVIGFTVGGG; this is translated from the coding sequence GTGGGCCGCCTGCGCCGGATGCTCGCTCGGCGCCGGCCCAAGCTGGTCTCGCTGCGCACCACCTTCGCCATCTCCTTCGCCGCCGTCACCGCGGCCGTGGCGATCCTCGTCGGCATCGTGTCGTACGGCTCCGCGGCCCGGCTGGTCCGCGTCGACCAGCAGTCGGTGTTCAGCCAGGTCGTGCAGGACGTACGGGACGAGGTGCGGCAGCACCGGATGGGGCCGGAGGACTTCTCCTCCTCCCGGCCCGGACACGATCTGGTGCGGCCCGCCCGTACCGATGTGCAGGTGCTCGGCGCGCAGGGCCAGATCGTCGACCACGGCGACCCGTCGCTGCCCGTCACCTCCCACGACAGGTCGATGGCGCTCGCGCGCACGGCCGGGAAGGCGGTCGAGCACAAGGACGTCCAGGTCGGCGACGACCTCTACCGCATCGCCACCGTCTCGCTCGGCGACGGGCGGGGCGCGGTGCAGGTGGCGCAGGAGTTCAGCGACACCGAGGACCTGCTGCGCACGCTCCAGCAGCGGACGCTGATCCTGATGGCGGCCGTGGTGGTCGCGGCCGGGCTGTTCGGCTGGTGGCTGGCCCGCCGGATCACCCGGCGCCTGGTGGTGCTCACCAACGCCGCCGAGGACGTCGCCCGCACCCGGCGCCTCGGCATCGAGGTCCCGGTGGCCGGGCTCGACGAGGTGGGGCGGCTCGGGCGGGCCTTCGACCGGATGCTCGGGCGGCTCGCGCAGTCGGAGGAGGACCAGCGGCGGCTGGTCCAGGACGCGGGCCATGAGCTGCGGACGCCGCTCACCTCGCTGCGCACCAACATCTCCCTGCTGCGCCGCATCGACGAGCTGCCCCCGGCCACCCGGGACGACCTGGTCGCCGACCTCACCCAGGAGGCGCGCGAACTCACCGACCTGGTGAACGAGTTGGTCGACCTCGCCGCCGGCCAGTCCGACACCGAGCCGCCGCAGCGGGTGGATCTCGCCGACATCGCGGAGGACGTGGTGGGGCTGGCGTCGCGGCGTACCGGACGGCAGATCGTGCTGCGCGTGAGCGGCGACACGACGACCGACGGGCGGCCGGGGATGCTCCAGCGGGCCATGTCCAACCTGGTCGAGAACGCGGCCAAGTTCGACCGCGCGGGCCGGGCGCCGATCGAGGTCCACGTCATGGGCCCGGCCCGGCCGGGAACCGTGCGCGTCGAGGTCCTGGACCGGGGGCCCGGGATCGCGGAGGGCGACCTGATCCGCATCTTCGACCGCTTCTACCGGGCCGCCGACGCGCGGTCCCTGCCGGGGTCGGGGCTCGGCCTGTCCATCGTCCGGGAGGTGGCGATGGCGCACGGGGGCGCGCCGTTCGCGTACCGCCGGGAGGGCGGGGGCGCGGTGATCGGGTTCACGGTGGGCGGGGGCTAG
- a CDS encoding RtcB family protein, translating to MSYVEMPGARIPIRMWADPATVEDGALRQLQNVATLPWIEGLAVMPDVHYGKGATVGSVIAMRGAVCPAAVGVDIGCGMSAVKTSLTADDLPGDLSRLRSKIEQAIPVGRGMHDDPVGPGGFHGLMTSGWDEFWGRFDGVAEAVRFRRERATRQMGTLGSGNHFVEVCTDTAGAVWLMLHSGSRNIGKELAEHHIGVARGLPHNQDLVDRDLAVFVADTPQMAAYRNDLFWAQEYAKYNRTLMMALLKDVVRKEFKKAKPMFEPEISCHHNYVAQERYDGVDLLVTRKGAIRAGSGDLGIIPGSMGTGSYIVRGLGNAGSFNSASHGAGRRMSRNAAKRRFTAKDLEEQTRGVECRKDSGVVDEIPGAYKSIDQVIDQQRDLVEVVAKLKQVVCVKG from the coding sequence ATGTCGTACGTGGAGATGCCGGGCGCGCGGATACCGATCCGGATGTGGGCCGACCCGGCGACGGTCGAGGACGGCGCCCTGCGCCAGCTCCAGAACGTCGCCACGCTGCCGTGGATCGAGGGCCTCGCCGTGATGCCGGACGTGCACTACGGCAAGGGGGCCACGGTCGGCTCGGTGATCGCGATGCGCGGCGCGGTGTGCCCGGCCGCGGTCGGGGTGGACATCGGCTGCGGGATGTCCGCGGTGAAGACCTCGCTGACCGCGGACGATCTGCCGGGCGACCTGTCCCGGCTGCGCTCGAAGATCGAGCAGGCGATCCCGGTGGGCCGCGGCATGCACGACGACCCGGTCGGGCCGGGCGGCTTCCACGGCCTTATGACCAGCGGCTGGGACGAGTTCTGGGGGCGGTTCGACGGGGTCGCGGAGGCGGTCCGCTTCCGGCGGGAGCGCGCCACCCGGCAGATGGGCACGCTCGGCAGCGGCAACCACTTCGTGGAGGTCTGCACCGACACCGCCGGCGCGGTCTGGCTGATGCTCCACTCCGGTTCCCGCAACATCGGCAAGGAGCTGGCCGAGCACCACATCGGCGTGGCCCGCGGGCTCCCGCACAACCAGGACCTCGTCGACCGCGACCTCGCCGTCTTCGTCGCGGACACCCCGCAGATGGCGGCGTACCGCAACGACCTGTTCTGGGCGCAGGAGTACGCCAAGTACAACCGCACCCTGATGATGGCGCTCCTGAAGGACGTGGTCCGCAAGGAGTTCAAGAAGGCCAAGCCGATGTTCGAGCCGGAGATCTCCTGCCACCACAACTATGTGGCCCAGGAGCGGTACGACGGGGTGGACCTGCTGGTCACCCGCAAGGGCGCGATCCGGGCCGGCTCCGGCGACCTCGGCATCATCCCGGGCTCCATGGGCACGGGCTCGTACATCGTGCGGGGCCTGGGCAACGCCGGCTCCTTCAACTCCGCCTCGCACGGCGCGGGCCGGCGCATGAGCCGCAACGCGGCCAAGCGGCGCTTCACCGCGAAGGACCTGGAGGAGCAGACGCGGGGCGTGGAGTGCCGCAAGGACTCCGGGGTGGTGGACGAGATCCCGGGCGCCTACAAGTCCATCGACCAGGTCATCGACCAGCAGCGGGACCTGGTGGAGGTCGTCGCGAAGCTGAAGCAGGTCGTCTGCGTGAAGGGCTGA
- a CDS encoding DUF3558 domain-containing protein — protein sequence MQRAKRDDRDRLEQRKVRLRRALVCAAAVPAVLITAACSSDSGDSKPKSDGASASKSASDSTSPSASSSPTAAPGAYKTLPNACKALSSKTLGDMVPKADTSGKKGGSDEPSSRASCSWSSLSNNGVKGSQFRWLNVSLLRFDSDAARGSADAQAHTYFTNQVKDAQSVSGAKNAKVSAVSGTGDEATSVRYDLSKKEGLFKQETLVARVENVVVTLDFNGAGLAGDKTPDPDDLAKSAQKALKETVDSVSSANSGGGSGSSSADPSTKPSGSASPSASSKKS from the coding sequence ATGCAGCGAGCCAAGCGAGACGACCGTGACCGGCTGGAACAGCGAAAGGTGCGTCTGCGCCGTGCCCTTGTCTGCGCGGCAGCGGTCCCCGCGGTACTGATCACCGCGGCCTGCTCCTCGGACTCCGGCGATTCCAAGCCCAAGAGCGACGGCGCGAGCGCCTCCAAATCGGCGAGCGACAGCACGTCGCCGTCCGCCAGTTCGTCCCCGACGGCGGCGCCGGGGGCGTACAAGACGCTGCCGAACGCGTGCAAGGCCCTGTCCTCCAAGACGCTGGGCGACATGGTTCCCAAGGCCGACACCTCGGGCAAGAAGGGCGGTTCGGACGAGCCGTCCTCCCGCGCCTCCTGCTCCTGGAGCAGCCTGAGCAACAACGGCGTCAAGGGCTCCCAGTTCCGCTGGCTGAACGTCTCCCTGCTGCGCTTCGACTCCGACGCCGCCCGCGGCTCGGCCGACGCCCAGGCGCACACGTACTTCACCAACCAGGTCAAGGACGCCCAGTCGGTGAGCGGCGCCAAGAACGCCAAGGTTTCCGCGGTGTCCGGCACCGGCGACGAGGCGACGTCCGTGCGCTACGACCTGAGCAAGAAGGAGGGCCTCTTCAAGCAGGAGACCCTCGTGGCGCGGGTCGAGAACGTCGTCGTCACCCTCGACTTCAACGGCGCGGGTCTCGCGGGCGACAAGACCCCCGACCCCGACGACCTCGCCAAGTCCGCGCAGAAGGCCCTCAAGGAGACCGTGGACTCGGTCTCCTCGGCCAACAGCGGTGGTGGGTCCGGGAGTTCGTCCGCCGACCCGTCCACGAAGCCCTCCGGGAGCGCCTCGCCCTCCGCGAGCTCCAAGAAGAGCTGA
- a CDS encoding SDR family NAD(P)-dependent oxidoreductase, with protein MATSAPSAASRIAVVTGASSGIGASTARQLAAAGYRVVLTARRKDRIEALAEEINAAGHAATAYPLDVTDRAAVDEFATAFQTIGVLVNNAGGALGADPVATGDPADWRTMYETNVIGTLNLTQALLPKLEASGDGVVVVVSSTAAHATYEGGAGYVAAKHGAHVLAETLRLEIVGSPVRVVEIAPGMVRTEEFALTRFGGDAEKAAKVYAGVAEPLTADDVAETITWAVTRPSHVNIDLLVVRPRAQASNAKIHREL; from the coding sequence ATGGCCACGTCCGCCCCGTCCGCCGCCTCCCGCATCGCCGTCGTCACCGGTGCGAGCAGCGGCATCGGCGCCTCGACGGCCCGGCAGCTCGCCGCCGCCGGCTACCGCGTGGTGCTCACCGCCCGCCGCAAGGACCGTATCGAGGCCCTGGCCGAGGAGATCAACGCGGCCGGTCACGCGGCGACGGCGTACCCGCTGGACGTGACGGACCGCGCCGCCGTGGACGAGTTCGCGACGGCCTTCCAGACCATCGGCGTCCTGGTGAACAACGCGGGCGGCGCGCTCGGCGCCGACCCGGTGGCCACCGGCGACCCGGCCGACTGGCGCACGATGTACGAGACGAACGTCATCGGCACCCTGAACCTCACCCAGGCCCTGCTGCCCAAGCTGGAGGCGAGCGGCGACGGCGTCGTGGTCGTCGTCTCCTCCACCGCCGCACACGCCACGTACGAGGGCGGCGCGGGCTACGTCGCCGCCAAGCACGGCGCCCATGTGCTCGCCGAGACCCTGCGCCTGGAGATCGTCGGCAGCCCGGTGCGCGTCGTGGAGATCGCGCCCGGCATGGTCAGGACCGAGGAGTTCGCGCTGACCCGCTTCGGCGGTGACGCGGAGAAGGCCGCGAAGGTCTACGCGGGCGTGGCCGAGCCGCTGACCGCGGACGACGTGGCGGAGACGATCACCTGGGCGGTGACCCGGCCCAGCCACGTCAACATCGACCTCCTGGTCGTCCGCCCGCGCGCCCAGGCGTCCAACGCGAAGATCCACCGGGAGCTGTGA
- a CDS encoding response regulator transcription factor has product MLLAEDDRAIRHALERALTLEGYEVTAVADGVEALAQAHKTPPDVLLLDVMMPGIDGLQVCRVLRAEGDRTPILMLTALVETADRIAGLDAGADDYVVKPFDVEEVFARLRALLRRTSPVPAGPAGGDGGGRGEPQLSDRQVEAAGIRMDLQARRAWRGKRELELTRTEFELLELLVRNAGIVLDHSTIYDRIWGYDFGPGSKNLAVYVGYLRRKLDEPGSPQLIHTVRGVGYVLRED; this is encoded by the coding sequence GTGCTGCTCGCCGAAGACGACCGTGCCATCCGCCACGCCCTCGAACGTGCCCTGACCCTGGAGGGGTATGAGGTGACGGCGGTGGCCGACGGCGTCGAGGCGCTCGCACAGGCCCACAAGACGCCGCCGGACGTCCTGCTGCTCGACGTGATGATGCCGGGCATCGACGGCCTCCAGGTCTGCCGCGTGCTGCGCGCCGAGGGCGACCGCACCCCGATCCTCATGCTCACCGCCCTCGTGGAGACCGCCGACCGGATCGCGGGCCTGGACGCCGGCGCCGACGACTACGTGGTCAAGCCCTTCGACGTCGAGGAGGTCTTCGCCCGGCTGCGCGCCCTGCTGCGCCGCACCAGCCCGGTCCCCGCGGGCCCGGCCGGCGGCGACGGCGGCGGCCGGGGCGAGCCCCAGCTCTCCGACCGGCAGGTCGAGGCCGCCGGCATCCGCATGGACCTCCAGGCCCGCCGGGCCTGGCGCGGCAAGCGGGAGCTGGAGCTGACCCGCACCGAGTTCGAGCTGCTCGAACTGCTGGTGCGCAACGCCGGGATCGTCCTCGACCACTCCACGATCTACGACCGCATCTGGGGCTACGACTTCGGCCCCGGCTCCAAGAACCTCGCCGTCTACGTCGGCTACCTGCGCCGCAAGCTGGACGAGCCCGGCTCCCCGCAGCTGATCCACACGGTGCGGGGCGTGGGTTACGTGCTGCGGGAGGACTGA
- a CDS encoding YnfA family protein: MTILRSAALFVVAALFEIGGAWLVWQGVREHRGWLWAAGGVIALGAYGFVATFQPDAHFGRILAAYGGIFVAGSILWGVVADGYRPDRWDIAGALVCLGGMALIMWAPRNGG; the protein is encoded by the coding sequence ATGACGATCCTCCGTTCCGCCGCCCTCTTCGTCGTCGCCGCGCTCTTCGAGATCGGCGGGGCCTGGCTGGTCTGGCAGGGGGTGCGGGAGCACCGGGGGTGGCTGTGGGCGGCCGGCGGGGTGATCGCGCTCGGGGCGTACGGGTTCGTCGCGACCTTCCAGCCGGACGCGCACTTCGGGCGCATCCTCGCGGCGTACGGCGGGATCTTCGTGGCCGGGTCGATCCTGTGGGGCGTGGTCGCGGACGGTTACCGGCCGGACCGCTGGGACATCGCCGGGGCGCTCGTCTGCCTCGGCGGCATGGCGCTGATCATGTGGGCCCCGAGGAACGGCGGCTGA